The Acetobacter sp. DNA window ATCAGGTAAAGATCAATGACATCCCGTCGTAATTTCTGAACGCTCTGTTCGAACGCTCGCAATGTTGAATCGAAACCCTGATCCGCGTTCCATAGCTTGGTGGTCAGGAAAATCTCAGGCCGGTCTGCTAGTGCTTCGCCCACTCCCTCTTCATTTCCGTAGATGGATGCTGTGTCGACTGCCAGATATCCTGCATTGATGGCGTAATGCACGATCGAGGTTGTCTTTTCAGGGGGAGTTTGCCACACCCCCAAACCAACCTGCGGCATATCAATGCCCGCGTTGAGGGAAAGAAACGGTTGCTTGACCATATGGATTGTCTCCTCGATTATTCGAACGATATTATCTTATCGCCTGTAGCCATGTCGTCATCCGGCTCTGGAATACCTGATATAGCAGATCGACTTTCAGGATAAGATGCGACAGAATTTGTTATGTCAAAAGACACAATCAAAAAATTTCGGTCATGCCGAAGAAATGTATTCACTCACTGTTTCATGATTATTGGGTTACAGTCGTGGTGATATGGAGAGGATGCGGTATTTTTCCGATGAGACCCGGAAAAATGCTCCCCACATACAGCAGACGGCAGATTTGAACGATGGCAAATATATCGAAAACTTATTGATTCATAAACTAGGGAAGGACGGTTACGCGTTTTCAGCGATAGAGGCACCGAGTCTCGTGATGAGTAGATGAGCCTCGTCTTCGGTCATGGATGCAGTTGGTTTGGAGACCGTGATGGCTGCGGAGCAACTGCCGTCACTCTCACGGATCGGCATGGAGACCCCCGACACGCCGTTGATGACGGCATTCCGTCGATAATCGTAGCCCAGTTTCTTCACCTGATCGATGCATTCATGAATTTTTTCCAGACCCAGCCCAAGTTCGCCATAGCGATTCTGGTTCGCGGCGATGATCGCCATCCGGTTGTCCGGTTCCTGACAGGCGAGAATCACCATGCCTCCGAGGCCGTATCCAAGTGGAAGACGACCACCGAGTCCATCGCTTCCGAGAATTGGCAATGCGCTATCGGTGATGGCCATGTCGGTGATAATGGCATCAAGTCCTGAACGTTCGAGCAGAAACGCCGAAGCATGAAACTCCTTGGCCAATGCGACAAGATACGGCTTCCATTGTTGAATCCGTTCCACAGGTGTCGTTCTGCGGTGTCCCAGAGAGAAAGCTGCAGGTCCAATACGGTAACGTCCGCGCTGTGTGCTCTGCGTCACGAGCGAGTGCTTGCGGAGCGCGAGAAGAGTACGATGAACGGAAGATTTTTCTGCTCCAACGATTTCAGCAAGTTCCCTGAGCGCCAGTCCGCGCCGTCCACATTCACCGAGAGCGATCAGCACCAACGCGGCCCGATCCGAATTTTGCGAGTATTGTCCGATATTATCCACTCGCAGTTTTTCATCCTCGGATTCAGAAGCATTCGCCGAGAGCCGATTCTTCAGGATCATGATCGGGGATTCTCCGCATTGATCGTGCGTTCCGGATGAGTCCAGGCGCAACATAGTGCTCCGATGATACCAGCGACGAGCGGAAGGCTCAACGCGGCGCTCCAGCTCCCGGTTTGCTTGACGATATAGACCATGGCGATCGGGGCGATACCGCTCGCGGCATTGCCCCAGCAGGTCGTCCAGCCAGCAAGCATTCCTGTTTGAGTCCGCGTAAGATCCTGAACGGATGTCCAGATGGAAATCTGGGATAGGCCGGAAAAGGCCAGAGCCACACTAAAGACCAGAATCATCAGGGTTGTGCTGTCAATCAGGTTTCCAACGACTGCCAACCCACCGCAGCACAGTGTTCCTACGATCCCCATCGGCGTACGGGCCCACCATATGGAACCCGTGCGTTTGAGGATGTGGTCCGCTATCATGCCACTGACAAAAACCGAAACGTAGAGAAAAAGCCAGGGCATGGAATAGAGCCACCCCATGGAAGTGTAACTCATATGGCGGTGTTGCATCAAATAGAATGGCATAAGCACTAGAAAAAACGACTGAATCGTCAGCAGGCACATATAATGCAACCCGATGGCCCAGAACTGGGTGGAGCCGAGCAGGTGGGTAAACTGGAGCCAGCCTTTGTCCTGTTTCCCGGTTATGTCAGGAGCGGGAAGAGGCGCAGAAGCCGGACGATCCCGGACAAGGACAAACCACAGAATGCTCCAGAGCACACCGGCTACGCCATAAACGAAAAAACTGAGTTTCCAGGAGTAGCGTTCTGTAATCTGTGTGGTCAGCGGTCCACCGAGCACCGAGCCTAAGTAAAGAAACGCGAGAAGAACGGAATTTGCTCTGGCGCGGCGTCCGGGAGCAAACCAGTTGTTGATTGTCACGATACTTGATGACCAGTCAGGAGACTGACCCGCTCCCATGAAAAGCCGCACAACCATGAAACCCAGAAAAGATCCGGCGAAAGGGGTCAGGATCGTCGCGAGAGACCATGCGAGGCAGCCCACGAACAGACAGATACGCGGTCCAAAACGGTTGACCAATATACCGGTCGGAACCTGAAGGGCGGCATATGTCCAGAGAACGCAGGAAATAATCATCGATATTTCGACGAGAGAAAACCCGAACTGCTCCTGTATCCGAGGAGCGGAAAGTGTCATGGCCTGCCTGTCCAGTGACATGAGAAAATTGATCGGCGCGATCAGACCAAAAAGAATCAGCCACGATTTTCCCTTACGGTCTTTCGACGTCCGGGGGAGTTCTTCGGTGCCCGCTACTGCACTGGGGCCATGGTCGTATGTTGCCTGCAAAGTCGTCACCTTCCAGATCCTTTAATGAAGAGGGACCGATTGTTCGCTTGTTGATATTTAATGCCTGGATACGTTGGTCTCAGGACCGGGGGATGGTTTCGGTCACTACATTACGAACATTCTCTTGGTTCTACACGATCAAATAATTTCGAATTCGTTATATCAGCTATCTCGTCTTAAGGTGCTACTCAAACGAGCATAGCGGGATTTGGAGCTGTCATCGGGTCGGCCCTTCTGAATATCAGTTATATTGTTTCATTGGACGGCATTATCAGAGATAGATTTCGGTAACGAAACGACAGTCAGGCTTGCCGACGGGATGTGAACCGCGTCGGTAAATTGGCAGGGCGCGTGCGATAAACTTGGGCAATATCGCTGGTTAACATTCTGTCAGATTTAGAAATGGAGAGAGTTTCAATGAGAGTATTCCGAAACTCAAGCGGTTTTCCGACTATCTTTCTTCTGCTGGCATCCTGTACGCTCACACCAATGGTCGCCTTGGCCGCGTCCATGAAATCGAAGAGCACGCGAAGCGTTGCGACACACGCTCCTTTGGGTGCCAAAACATCAGTTGTTACACCTCCCCAGCCTTCCAGAGCACGAACGCCCAGATCAACGAGGGCGGTCATGCAGTCGAATCCTGAACAGGTTCACGTCACTGGCATGCATCGGATGGCTGGCGGTCTCATGAAGCGACAGACGGCGCCGGAAGCCACCAGTTCCATCACGGCAGAGGCGATTGCCCGGAAATCTTCGATTGCATCTCCTCTGCAACTCATCTCCGCAATGCCCGGCGTCAATTATGGTACGCAGGATGCTTTCGGGTTGAGCATCCGCAACACGATCAGTCTTCGCGGATTTCAGCAGAATCAGTTGGGCTGGACGATTGAGGGCGCGCCTGGCGTCGATCAGGCCTATTATCTTCCTTATTCGGAAACGTATGCTGATAACGAGAATCTTTCTGAGATCACACTGATTGCCAGCACCTCGCGTATCAATGATCCCGTTCAGACCGCGTCTGGCGGGGAGATGATCGAGACCGTGCGAGATCCATCCAAGAAAGCTGGCGGCATGCTGTCCTATGCCGCCGGGTCCTACCGTTCGCAGCGTGTGTTTGGACGTTTGGAGAGTGGCTATCTCGGTCAGTCGGGCGTCCGTGCTTTCGCTTCCGCGTCCTATACAGCCGCCGATCTGTTCGCGGGTTCAGGGCGCAGCAACAGAACGCATGTTGACTTCAAACTGCTCAAGGAATGGGATGACTGGGGAAAAAGCAGCCTCTTCGTGTCCTATAATGACTGGAAAAACGCGCGCAGTAACCCGTATACCCTCGCCGCCTATGAGGCTGCGGCTGCCGTTGATAATAACTACTCTGCTGGTAATTATGCCTCGACCTACACTGCCGGAAAGACGACGAATTACTGGAAAAATTACATCTATCATCGGAGCAGTGTGCTTATTTCGTTCCAGAACGAGTTTTCCCTCGCAAAAAATCTGAAATTGCATGTCACTCCTTATTTTCACTGGAATTTCTCGAATAGCCCCGGACAGACCTCGCTCTCTCCATCCTCGCTTTATGCCGGTGATCGGAAGGTCACGATCGACACAAATGATGTAACACTGGTCAATGGAAAGTTTGATGCGCTGGCCAACACTGTACAGAAAGAATATGCGGAAGGCATAAATGCCTACCTCCAATACGATCCGATTCGAACCAATCATTTGACCTTTGGTTACTGGTTCGATCACTGGAACATGGACGCTATTTCCGGTGTGACGCCTCTGGATATTAACGGTAATGCATCAAGCTATGTGGGTGGCGGTCTTCTGAGGGCTACTGATGGCAGTTTCATTGGCGGGACAAAATACAAAGTATCAACGGATGTAAACGAATTTTATATTTCTGATACTCAGACATTCCTGAATGACCGCCTGAAAGTAACGGCTGGGGTCAGGGAAATGATGTTCTATATATCGGGAACTAATGGACTGTCCGGTCCGCAAACCCATTTTTCACAGGCAATCACGCAGCCGATGCCGCGTGTTGCAATATCCTATCAAATCAACAAAGAAATGCAGATCTATATCAACGGCATGACGAATGCGCGTCCGCCTGTTCCGCTTTCGACCTATCCGAACATCTATAGCACGTCGACCGGGGCAGTCAGCCAGCAGGGCAGAAACTCGAACCCGATGGAATATACAATCAGTGAGGAAATAGGTTTTCGTTACTATGGTCTTTTCAATCTGGATGTCGCACTGTTCAATGCCAACCTGACCAACCATCAGGTCACCACACAGGCCTTCATCAATGGTGCTTCAACGAATACGTCTATTTCCGCCGGGGGGGAGACCATTCGTGGTGTGACCGCAGAAGTCGCCCTGCGACCTATATATGGTCTGACACCTTACATCAATGGGCAGTATCTCCATGCAACGATGGATAATGATTTCAAAACTGCCAACGGATATCTGCCAACAGCCGGCAAGATAG harbors:
- a CDS encoding IclR family transcriptional regulator; translated protein: MILKNRLSANASESEDEKLRVDNIGQYSQNSDRAALVLIALGECGRRGLALRELAEIVGAEKSSVHRTLLALRKHSLVTQSTQRGRYRIGPAAFSLGHRRTTPVERIQQWKPYLVALAKEFHASAFLLERSGLDAIITDMAITDSALPILGSDGLGGRLPLGYGLGGMVILACQEPDNRMAIIAANQNRYGELGLGLEKIHECIDQVKKLGYDYRRNAVINGVSGVSMPIRESDGSCSAAITVSKPTASMTEDEAHLLITRLGASIAENA
- a CDS encoding MFS transporter — encoded protein: MTTLQATYDHGPSAVAGTEELPRTSKDRKGKSWLILFGLIAPINFLMSLDRQAMTLSAPRIQEQFGFSLVEISMIISCVLWTYAALQVPTGILVNRFGPRICLFVGCLAWSLATILTPFAGSFLGFMVVRLFMGAGQSPDWSSSIVTINNWFAPGRRARANSVLLAFLYLGSVLGGPLTTQITERYSWKLSFFVYGVAGVLWSILWFVLVRDRPASAPLPAPDITGKQDKGWLQFTHLLGSTQFWAIGLHYMCLLTIQSFFLVLMPFYLMQHRHMSYTSMGWLYSMPWLFLYVSVFVSGMIADHILKRTGSIWWARTPMGIVGTLCCGGLAVVGNLIDSTTLMILVFSVALAFSGLSQISIWTSVQDLTRTQTGMLAGWTTCWGNAASGIAPIAMVYIVKQTGSWSAALSLPLVAGIIGALCCAWTHPERTINAENPRS
- a CDS encoding TonB-dependent receptor; translation: MRVFRNSSGFPTIFLLLASCTLTPMVALAASMKSKSTRSVATHAPLGAKTSVVTPPQPSRARTPRSTRAVMQSNPEQVHVTGMHRMAGGLMKRQTAPEATSSITAEAIARKSSIASPLQLISAMPGVNYGTQDAFGLSIRNTISLRGFQQNQLGWTIEGAPGVDQAYYLPYSETYADNENLSEITLIASTSRINDPVQTASGGEMIETVRDPSKKAGGMLSYAAGSYRSQRVFGRLESGYLGQSGVRAFASASYTAADLFAGSGRSNRTHVDFKLLKEWDDWGKSSLFVSYNDWKNARSNPYTLAAYEAAAAVDNNYSAGNYASTYTAGKTTNYWKNYIYHRSSVLISFQNEFSLAKNLKLHVTPYFHWNFSNSPGQTSLSPSSLYAGDRKVTIDTNDVTLVNGKFDALANTVQKEYAEGINAYLQYDPIRTNHLTFGYWFDHWNMDAISGVTPLDINGNASSYVGGGLLRATDGSFIGGTKYKVSTDVNEFYISDTQTFLNDRLKVTAGVREMMFYISGTNGLSGPQTHFSQAITQPMPRVAISYQINKEMQIYINGMTNARPPVPLSTYPNIYSTSTGAVSQQGRNSNPMEYTISEEIGFRYYGLFNLDVALFNANLTNHQVTTQAFINGASTNTSISAGGETIRGVTAEVALRPIYGLTPYINGQYLHATMDNDFKTANGYLPTAGKIAVMSPKFMATIGMNYNHGPFFANLSFKWVDSQYSTFMNDQSMPAFKTVDLGFGYRFPKWLVLQEPILRLNFMNLTNGAYLGGVSTITPNAKATHATNGNTVAASTPAYFLAAPLTVVMSVSSSF